The following coding sequences lie in one Hyalangium ruber genomic window:
- a CDS encoding glycoside hydrolase family 16 protein: MNGHPLRTRFLALCCLAALPGCAGNDVENPPADPVAQEETGLEYSPGAGWTLAWSDEFNGTSLNTANWNVLTSDYDPVTGNCNFGTGELEYPRAQNVTVSGGKLILTAERTSDNPSDPRCTGYGPRSFYSGRIHTKGKVERRYGKIVASIKVPSGYGMWPAFWTLGANISNVGWPACGEIDILEWKSTEPNWMKAATHWDSGGQAHWGTGADRGYSLADAFHLYEVEWTASSMVFRLDGNIVANNTYFHNESEFQQNHYLLLNLALGGNWYGYPSPASIDLPSGVKKTMEVEWVRWYQPGGSTPVTVTNPGFESGMDGWSTWSPNGTEAADFSETHNGGHSGAYHLTHWTNGTPFEVWTYQARSGLPSRNYKVRAWIRKSGTFDIARIQAKTCASCAPVATSLGTYGNWTLVETPAISVTGGYLEFGFHTKLGAGNSANFIHMDDVELIPL; the protein is encoded by the coding sequence ATGAACGGACATCCGCTTCGTACGCGCTTTCTGGCGCTCTGCTGCCTCGCGGCACTCCCCGGTTGCGCGGGGAACGACGTCGAGAACCCTCCCGCTGACCCCGTGGCCCAGGAAGAGACCGGGCTGGAGTACTCCCCGGGAGCGGGCTGGACCCTCGCATGGTCGGACGAGTTCAACGGCACCAGCCTCAACACCGCCAACTGGAACGTGCTGACGAGTGACTACGACCCGGTCACCGGCAACTGCAACTTCGGCACGGGTGAGCTGGAGTACCCCCGGGCGCAGAACGTCACCGTGAGCGGAGGCAAGCTGATCCTCACCGCGGAGCGGACGAGCGACAACCCCTCCGATCCGCGCTGCACCGGCTACGGGCCCCGCTCGTTCTACTCCGGCCGCATCCACACCAAGGGCAAGGTCGAGCGGCGCTACGGGAAGATCGTCGCGAGCATCAAGGTCCCCTCCGGCTATGGCATGTGGCCGGCGTTCTGGACGCTGGGCGCCAACATCTCCAACGTGGGTTGGCCCGCTTGCGGCGAGATCGACATCCTGGAGTGGAAGTCCACCGAGCCCAACTGGATGAAGGCCGCGACCCACTGGGACAGCGGCGGTCAGGCGCACTGGGGCACGGGCGCCGACCGGGGCTACAGCCTCGCCGATGCGTTCCACCTCTACGAAGTCGAGTGGACCGCGAGCAGCATGGTGTTCCGGCTGGACGGCAACATCGTGGCCAACAACACCTACTTCCACAATGAGAGCGAGTTCCAGCAGAACCACTACCTCCTCTTGAACCTGGCGCTGGGAGGGAACTGGTACGGCTACCCGAGCCCCGCCAGCATCGATCTGCCCTCGGGCGTGAAGAAGACCATGGAGGTCGAGTGGGTGCGCTGGTACCAGCCGGGTGGCTCCACGCCCGTCACCGTCACCAACCCTGGCTTCGAGTCCGGCATGGATGGCTGGTCCACCTGGAGCCCCAATGGCACCGAGGCCGCGGACTTCAGCGAGACCCACAATGGCGGGCACTCCGGCGCCTACCACCTGACGCACTGGACCAATGGCACGCCGTTCGAGGTCTGGACGTACCAGGCTCGCTCCGGGCTGCCCTCGAGGAACTACAAGGTCCGGGCGTGGATCCGGAAGAGCGGCACCTTCGACATCGCTCGCATCCAGGCCAAGACGTGCGCTTCCTGCGCGCCGGTCGCCACGTCGCTCGGCACCTACGGGAACTGGACGCTCGTCGAGACGCCCGCCATCTCCGTCACCGGGGGGTACCTCGAGTTCGGCTTCCACACCAAGCTGGGCGCGGGCAACTCCGCCAACTTCATCCACATGGATGACGTCGAGCTGATCCCGCTCTAA
- a CDS encoding DUF2278 family protein gives MALKRYGVLKGSAIARRLGSGPSPHYQVRLIDRDADYRIAINVSSKLAPSELEYLVDEQFQHPITEALGELPLGFTPLPSTAGGIALDYIRGNLFDRERMTALPHDIPGPDNDLNEKLDHYFQRAMSDEEAVVYAFGEPWGPERAKDKYFGFSPGRGIHDIHMNQGNHASFADQDGTWQDGGVLIHFPARQQWVGIFLKFQSQTWHTDDRTGHSLPSVVPTQPRVPTQPLTQTDGLVRIVAALVNDTHTPEQETVTLLNTSPETVSLNGWTLADRNKNKQPLNGDISPGSTRLVQVAKPLELSNQGGLISLLDDHGLKVHGVSYARDQVRRAGWTLVF, from the coding sequence ATGGCGCTGAAGAGATATGGAGTCTTGAAGGGCTCGGCCATCGCACGCCGTCTGGGTTCGGGGCCCAGTCCGCACTACCAGGTGCGCCTCATCGATCGGGATGCGGACTACCGGATCGCCATCAACGTCAGCTCGAAGCTCGCACCGTCCGAGCTGGAATACCTCGTCGATGAGCAGTTCCAGCACCCCATCACCGAGGCGCTGGGCGAGCTGCCCCTCGGCTTCACGCCCCTCCCCAGCACCGCTGGTGGCATTGCCCTCGACTACATCCGCGGAAACCTCTTCGACCGGGAGCGCATGACGGCCCTGCCTCATGACATTCCCGGGCCGGACAATGACCTGAACGAGAAGCTGGACCACTACTTCCAGCGGGCCATGTCGGATGAGGAGGCCGTCGTCTATGCCTTCGGAGAGCCCTGGGGCCCGGAGCGCGCCAAGGACAAGTACTTCGGGTTCAGTCCTGGACGCGGCATCCACGACATCCACATGAATCAGGGCAACCACGCCTCCTTCGCCGACCAGGATGGGACATGGCAGGACGGCGGCGTGCTCATCCACTTCCCCGCGCGGCAGCAGTGGGTGGGCATCTTCCTCAAGTTCCAGTCGCAGACCTGGCACACCGACGATCGGACGGGGCACAGCCTGCCCTCGGTGGTGCCCACGCAGCCAAGGGTGCCCACTCAGCCGCTCACCCAGACCGATGGGCTCGTGCGCATCGTCGCCGCGCTCGTCAACGACACGCACACGCCCGAGCAGGAGACCGTCACCCTCCTCAACACCTCGCCCGAGACGGTGTCCCTGAATGGGTGGACGCTCGCGGACCGGAACAAGAACAAGCAGCCCTTGAATGGAGACATCTCCCCCGGGAGCACCCGACTCGTGCAGGTGGCCAAGCCCCTGGAGCTGTCGAACCAGGGCGGTCTCATCTCCCTGCTGGATGACCACGGGCTGAAGGT